A stretch of Pseudomonas sp. LRP2-20 DNA encodes these proteins:
- a CDS encoding GntR family transcriptional regulator, which produces MAEKIKLSNVLASEQLPAHMARGVIEERLRSAILDGRLPPGTAVRQQEIADLYGVSRMPVREALRQLEAQSLLKVEMHKGAVVAPLIGEDAVDTYELRVLLESEALRQSIPLLDANDIASARGYIQQLENETSHAEIGRLNRLFHMALYGKASNQKLLRLIENELNEEERFLRFHLSSMGLGKLTQDDHNALVDAAADKLVDEAVRVLEQHLNNGARVIRNYLDKQLAR; this is translated from the coding sequence TTGGCCGAGAAAATCAAACTCAGTAACGTGCTGGCCAGCGAGCAGCTGCCGGCACACATGGCCCGTGGTGTCATCGAAGAGCGCCTGCGCAGCGCCATTCTCGATGGTCGGCTGCCACCCGGCACCGCCGTGCGCCAACAGGAAATCGCAGACTTGTACGGCGTCAGTCGTATGCCGGTGCGCGAAGCACTGCGCCAGCTGGAGGCGCAATCACTGCTGAAGGTAGAAATGCATAAGGGTGCGGTGGTCGCACCCTTGATTGGCGAGGACGCCGTCGACACCTACGAACTGCGCGTGCTCCTGGAGAGCGAAGCGTTGCGCCAGTCGATCCCGCTGCTCGATGCCAACGACATTGCCAGCGCCCGCGGCTACATCCAGCAACTGGAGAACGAAACCAGCCATGCGGAAATCGGCCGTCTCAATCGGCTGTTCCACATGGCGCTCTATGGCAAGGCAAGCAACCAGAAACTGCTGCGCCTGATCGAGAATGAGCTGAACGAGGAAGAGCGCTTCCTGCGTTTCCATTTGTCGTCCATGGGGCTTGGCAAGCTGACCCAGGATGACCATAACGCCCTGGTCGATGCGGCGGCTGACAAACTGGTCGATGAGGCAGTCAGAGTGCTGGAGCAGCACCTGAACAATGGCGCGCGGGTGATCAGGAACTACCTGGACAAGCAACTCGCCCGCTAG
- the lapG gene encoding cysteine protease LapG: protein MAITWLLKTAVRRAGLALLLGSLLLGALHADWDFAQISRKAQALYGPLGAGKGRIDAWQDLMATQSQGSELQRLQVVNQFFNQQLRYVEDIDLWHEVDYWATPIQALIKGAGDCEDYAIAKYFSLRRMGISSEKLRITYVKALRQNRAHMVLTYYSSPQAQPLVLDSLMDAIKPASQRTDLLPVYAFNGEGLWLTGAAGNKKVGDTKRLSRWQDLLKKMQAEGFPAEPVY, encoded by the coding sequence GTGGCGATTACCTGGCTGCTCAAAACCGCCGTGCGACGTGCTGGCCTTGCCCTGCTGCTGGGTAGCTTGCTGCTGGGCGCGTTGCACGCGGATTGGGATTTTGCCCAGATCAGTCGTAAGGCCCAGGCACTGTACGGTCCGCTCGGCGCAGGCAAGGGGCGTATCGATGCCTGGCAGGACCTGATGGCTACCCAGAGCCAGGGCAGCGAGCTGCAGCGCCTGCAGGTGGTCAACCAGTTCTTCAACCAGCAATTGCGCTATGTCGAGGATATCGATCTGTGGCACGAGGTCGACTACTGGGCCACTCCGATTCAGGCGTTGATCAAAGGGGCCGGCGACTGCGAGGACTACGCCATCGCCAAATACTTCAGCCTGCGCCGCATGGGTATCTCCAGCGAAAAGCTGCGCATTACCTACGTCAAGGCCTTGCGTCAAAACCGCGCGCATATGGTCCTGACCTATTATTCAAGCCCACAGGCGCAGCCACTGGTCCTCGACAGCCTGATGGACGCGATCAAGCCGGCCAGCCAGCGGACAGACCTGCTACCGGTATATGCCTTCAACGGTGAAGGCCTGTGGCTGACCGGCGCTGCAGGCAACAAGAAGGTCGGCGACACCAAGCGCCTGTCCCGCTGGCAGGATTTGTTGAAGAAAATGCAGGCCGAAGGGTTCCCGGCCGAACCGGTTTACTGA
- the lapD gene encoding cyclic di-GMP receptor LapD, whose amino-acid sequence MSLFKQLLLAICLFLVVAFSGSFMVSLESSRNQYVNQLRSHAQDAATALALSLTPNIDDPAMVELMVSSIFDSGYYASIKVIDLGSNSVLVERHAEPDPGGVPAWFIHLIGLEAAGGDAIVSRGWQQAARVEVISHPMFAIGKLWQSALGSLGWLLLCGAASAGLGALLLRRQLRPLDAMVEQSQAIARREFLSLPEPRTPELRRVVQAMNQMVAKLKALFSEQAERSERLRAESYQDSLTGLSNRRYFEMQLNARVSNLEEARAGYLLLLRVQGLAGLNARLGGQRTDQLLQAVGEQLRRTCATFPETNNLISRSRGGEFAVLAPGMVHEDAVRLAQALEAALQSLHETGASDISPVACIGLAPFNPGDAPQALLKLADEALARAENQPTPGWVCLEQGAAGVAGDSQHEWHMRLDDAFVKGRFELFFQPVVQAQATQRVLHYKVISRLLDEQGEALPAGRFLPWLERFGWMSRLDQLVLEKVLAHLRIHDQVLALNLSAATLADPKALQRVFELLSQNTSLGARLIFEIGEEQLPEQAVLEQLTRRLRGLGFGLALQRFGGRFSMIGNLAHLGLAYLKIDGSYIRNIDQEQHKRLFIEAIQRAAHSIDLPLIAERVETEGERQVLQEMGIEGIQGQLSGEPAPWR is encoded by the coding sequence ATGTCACTGTTCAAACAATTGCTGTTGGCCATTTGCCTGTTCCTGGTGGTCGCGTTCAGCGGCAGCTTCATGGTCAGCCTGGAAAGCTCGCGCAACCAGTACGTCAACCAGTTGCGCTCACATGCCCAGGACGCTGCCACCGCGTTGGCGTTGTCACTGACCCCTAATATCGATGACCCGGCCATGGTAGAGCTGATGGTCAGCTCGATCTTCGACAGCGGTTACTATGCCAGCATCAAGGTCATCGACCTGGGCTCCAACTCCGTGCTGGTGGAGCGCCACGCCGAGCCCGACCCAGGCGGCGTACCTGCCTGGTTCATCCACCTGATCGGCCTGGAAGCAGCTGGCGGTGATGCTATCGTCAGCCGTGGCTGGCAACAGGCCGCGCGGGTCGAGGTGATCAGCCACCCGATGTTTGCCATCGGCAAGCTCTGGCAGAGCGCATTGGGCAGCCTGGGCTGGCTGCTGTTGTGCGGTGCTGCCAGTGCGGGACTGGGCGCATTGCTGCTGCGTCGGCAATTGCGCCCGTTGGATGCGATGGTTGAACAGTCACAGGCCATTGCCCGGCGTGAGTTTCTCAGCCTCCCGGAGCCGCGCACGCCAGAACTGCGCCGGGTCGTGCAGGCAATGAACCAAATGGTCGCAAAGCTCAAGGCGTTGTTCAGCGAGCAGGCCGAGCGCAGTGAGCGGTTGCGAGCTGAGTCTTATCAGGACAGCCTGACCGGGCTGTCGAACCGACGTTACTTCGAGATGCAGCTAAACGCCCGCGTCAGCAATCTGGAAGAGGCCCGTGCCGGTTACCTGCTGTTGCTACGTGTGCAGGGGCTGGCAGGGCTCAATGCGCGTCTCGGCGGGCAGCGCACTGACCAGCTGCTGCAAGCGGTGGGGGAGCAGCTGCGACGCACCTGCGCCACTTTTCCGGAAACCAACAACCTGATCTCCCGCAGCCGTGGCGGTGAGTTTGCCGTCCTGGCACCCGGTATGGTCCATGAAGACGCTGTGCGACTTGCCCAGGCCCTTGAGGCGGCACTGCAGAGCCTGCACGAAACCGGTGCCAGTGATATCTCCCCGGTCGCCTGCATTGGCCTGGCACCCTTCAACCCAGGTGATGCGCCGCAGGCGCTACTCAAACTGGCCGATGAGGCCCTGGCGCGTGCCGAGAATCAGCCGACACCGGGTTGGGTCTGCCTGGAGCAGGGCGCGGCTGGCGTTGCTGGCGACAGTCAGCACGAGTGGCATATGCGCCTGGACGATGCGTTCGTCAAAGGGCGCTTCGAGCTGTTCTTCCAGCCCGTGGTGCAGGCTCAAGCCACTCAACGGGTACTCCACTACAAGGTGATCTCGCGGCTGCTCGACGAGCAGGGCGAGGCTCTACCCGCGGGCCGCTTCCTGCCTTGGCTGGAGCGCTTTGGCTGGATGTCGCGGCTGGACCAGCTGGTACTGGAAAAAGTGCTTGCGCACCTGCGCATTCACGACCAGGTGCTGGCTTTGAACCTTTCCGCCGCGACCCTGGCCGACCCCAAGGCCTTGCAACGGGTCTTTGAATTGCTGAGCCAGAACACGTCGCTAGGGGCGCGGTTGATCTTCGAGATCGGTGAGGAGCAGCTGCCAGAGCAGGCCGTGCTGGAACAGTTGACCCGGCGCCTGCGCGGGTTAGGTTTTGGTCTGGCCTTGCAGCGCTTTGGTGGCCGCTTCAGCATGATCGGCAACCTGGCGCATCTGGGCCTGGCGTATCTGAAGATCGATGGCAGTTACATACGCAACATCGACCAGGAGCAACACAAGCGCCTGTTCATCGAAGCCATCCAGCGAGCAGCGCACAGCATTGACCTGCCCTTGATCGCCGAACGGGTCGAAACCGAAGGC